Proteins from a single region of Trichomycterus rosablanca isolate fTriRos1 chromosome 16, fTriRos1.hap1, whole genome shotgun sequence:
- the gstt1b gene encoding glutathione S-transferase theta-1b, protein MVLEVYLDLLSQPCRSVYIFAKKNNIPFEHKNISLMAGEHFGEEFGKINKMRKVPAIRDGDFCLAESVAIMIYMVEKYKTADHWYPADLEKRAKVNEYLSWQHSAMRLHGSKILWLKLMIPKMGIEVPPEKLDSAIEDLNGTIKVFEENFLQDKPFIVGDQISLADLVAIVEIIQPVGAGLDVFEGRPKLSAWKDRIRDAIGAELFDGAHQGIMSAQEMAKSLDTSQLLHFKAKISKMFL, encoded by the exons ATGGTGTTGGAAGTTTATTTGGACCTTTTATCGCAGCCTTGTCGCTCGGTTTACATCTTCGCCAAGAAGAACAACATCCCATTTGAACACAAGAATATTTCTTTAATGGCAG GTGAACATTTTGGGGAAGAATTTGGCAAAATTAACAAGATGAGAAAAGTTCCCGCGATCCGAGATGGTGATTTTTGCCTGGCTGAAAG TGTTGCCATTATGATCTACATGGTGGAGAAATATAAGACAGCGGATCACTGGTACCCAGCAGATTTGGAAAAGAGAGCAAAAGTTAATGAATATTTGTCTTGGCAGCATTCGGCTATGCGACTCCACGGTTCCAAGATTTTATGGTTAAAG cTCATGATTCCAAAAATGGGCATTGAGGTTCCCCCCGAAAAGTTAGACTCTGCTATAGAGGATCTCAATGGAACTATTAAAGTTTTTGAAGAGAACTTCCTTCAAGACAAGCCTTTCATCGTTGGAGATCAGATCTCATTGGCTGACCTCGTTGCCATCGTGGAAATCATTCAG CCGGTAGGTGCTGGTCTAGACGTTTTCGAGGGCCGGCCCAAACTGAGCGCGTGGAAGGATCGAATCCGGGACGCCATCGGCGCCGAGCTGTTTGACGGCGCCCATCAAGGAATCATGTCGGCCCAGGAAATGGCGAAAAGCCTAGACACCAGCCAACTGCTGCACTTTAAAGCGAAGATCAGCAAGATGTTCCTTTGA